A genomic region of Bacteroidota bacterium contains the following coding sequences:
- a CDS encoding DMT family transporter: protein MNKNLQAHLALLFANLIYSASFTIAKEVMPDFVKPSALVFLRVIGACSLFWIYSLFIKERVDKKHILHFFLLSICGVFLNQMMFLKGLSITTPINAAIIMVTSPIVVVLLALLTAREKFNTNTLFGVVLGFIGAAALLTLKSDLSFGTETMLGDLLILLNAVSWSIYIIYVKKYMLLYNTVTVLKWVFLFGLILVTPFSIGEVGDISFHLFTPRIWMFVLFIVVVTTFFAYLLNTYALKTLSSSVVSAYIYLQPLLATAIALFAGKDSISGIKIISALLIFLGVYLTSKK from the coding sequence ATGAATAAAAATTTACAGGCCCATCTAGCCCTGCTCTTTGCAAACTTAATTTACAGCGCAAGTTTTACGATTGCCAAAGAAGTAATGCCTGATTTCGTAAAACCATCAGCACTTGTGTTTTTGCGGGTGATAGGTGCTTGTTCACTATTTTGGATATACTCCTTATTCATAAAAGAAAGAGTAGATAAAAAACACATACTGCATTTTTTCTTATTGTCCATATGTGGTGTGTTTTTGAATCAAATGATGTTTTTAAAAGGGTTAAGCATTACTACTCCCATTAATGCAGCCATAATAATGGTTACATCGCCTATTGTGGTAGTTTTATTGGCGTTACTTACTGCACGAGAAAAATTTAATACAAATACACTATTCGGTGTAGTGCTTGGTTTTATTGGAGCAGCGGCATTACTTACACTTAAATCAGATTTGTCGTTCGGTACCGAAACAATGTTGGGAGACTTATTAATATTACTAAATGCGGTATCATGGAGTATTTATATTATTTACGTAAAAAAATATATGTTGCTGTACAACACCGTAACTGTTTTAAAGTGGGTTTTTCTATTTGGTTTAATCTTGGTAACCCCCTTTAGTATTGGGGAAGTGGGAGATATTTCGTTTCACTTGTTTACGCCAAGAATATGGATGTTTGTTCTTTTTATTGTAGTAGTAACAACTTTTTTTGCATACTTATTAAACACCTATGCTCTTAAAACACTTAGTTCATCGGTTGTTAGTGCTTATATATATTTACAACCGCTGTTGGCTACTGCCATCGCATTGTTTGCGGGCAAGGATAGCATAAGCGGAATAAAAATAATTTCAGCATTGCTGATTTTTTTGGGTGTATATTTAACAAGTAAAAAATAG
- a CDS encoding YicC family protein, producing MIKSMTGFGKATCELKDKIITIELRSLNSKQLDMSVRIPQLYREKEFDIRNEFSKVIERGKADALILVEYTSEAKTSRIDKGLAKNYYKEMKELALELNDSSNDLLATIMRLPDILKPDKQEVGEEEWKALFSNINKACKLFSDFRISEGKSLETELINRITKIAEGLAIVAEQDGKRLEQIKSRIKNNIVETIGLEKVDENRFEQELIYYMEKIDITEEKVRLKTHCDYFLKTLKDPSNGRKLGFISQEIGREINTIGSKANDAAIQKVVVEMKDELEKVKEQLLNVL from the coding sequence ATGATAAAATCGATGACGGGCTTTGGTAAAGCCACTTGCGAATTAAAAGACAAAATAATCACAATTGAACTTCGCTCTTTAAACAGTAAGCAATTAGATATGTCTGTCCGTATTCCGCAATTGTACCGCGAAAAGGAATTTGATATTCGAAACGAGTTTTCTAAAGTGATTGAACGAGGAAAGGCAGATGCTTTGATATTGGTGGAATACACATCGGAAGCTAAAACTTCCAGAATAGATAAAGGGCTTGCCAAAAACTATTACAAAGAAATGAAAGAGCTTGCTTTAGAACTAAACGACAGCTCCAATGATTTGCTAGCTACCATTATGCGCCTGCCCGATATTTTAAAACCCGACAAACAAGAAGTAGGAGAAGAAGAATGGAAAGCTCTTTTTTCCAATATTAACAAGGCCTGCAAGCTATTTTCTGATTTTAGAATCAGTGAGGGAAAATCACTGGAAACAGAATTGATAAACAGAATAACTAAAATAGCGGAAGGCTTGGCTATTGTAGCCGAACAAGATGGCAAACGATTGGAGCAAATAAAAAGTAGAATAAAGAACAATATTGTTGAAACTATTGGGCTAGAAAAGGTTGATGAGAATCGCTTTGAACAAGAGTTGATTTATTATATGGAAAAGATTGATATTACAGAAGAGAAGGTTCGCTTAAAAACACACTGCGATTATTTTTTAAAAACACTAAAAGATCCTTCTAACGGGCGAAAGCTGGGTTTTATATCGCAAGAAATTGGTCGTGAAATAAACACCATAGGCTCTAAAGCCAATGATGCTGCCATACAAAAAGTGGTAGTTGAAATGAAAGATGAGTTAGAGAAGGTAAAAGAGCAACTGCTCAATGTATTGTAA
- the era gene encoding GTPase Era — MSTTKHKAGFVNIIGNPNAGKSTLMNALVGEKLSIITPKAQTTRHRIMGIVNSDDFQIVYSDTPGILKPNYKLQENMMGFVKSSLSDADVFLLMIDVTDREPFNEEILMNVKNSGIAKLVLLNKCDLIKQDKMLELVAEWRRKMPNTEVLPIAALHKLNVHLVIDKVVKLLPECPPYFDKEELTDKTQRFFVSEIIREKIFFNYHKEIPYSAEVLIDEFKEEERITKIRATIIVERDTQKGIIIGHKGESIKKVGIESRKDIENFLDARVFLELFVKVDKDWRNNENRLKQFGYKAS; from the coding sequence ATGAGTACTACAAAACATAAGGCAGGATTCGTAAATATAATTGGAAACCCCAATGCCGGAAAATCCACTCTAATGAACGCTTTGGTTGGGGAAAAGCTATCTATTATTACCCCTAAAGCACAAACTACAAGGCACCGAATAATGGGGATTGTAAATAGCGATGATTTTCAAATCGTCTATTCCGACACACCAGGCATTTTAAAGCCCAACTACAAACTACAAGAAAACATGATGGGCTTTGTAAAAAGCTCCCTGTCTGATGCGGACGTTTTTTTGTTAATGATTGATGTTACCGATAGAGAGCCCTTCAACGAAGAGATTTTAATGAATGTTAAAAACTCAGGTATTGCGAAATTGGTTTTGTTAAACAAATGTGATTTAATAAAGCAAGATAAAATGCTTGAACTTGTTGCAGAATGGAGAAGAAAAATGCCCAACACAGAAGTGCTTCCCATTGCAGCGTTACACAAACTAAATGTGCACTTAGTTATAGATAAAGTTGTAAAGCTATTGCCTGAATGCCCACCCTACTTTGACAAAGAGGAACTTACCGATAAAACACAACGCTTTTTTGTGTCGGAAATAATTCGCGAAAAAATATTTTTTAACTACCACAAAGAAATTCCTTACAGTGCCGAAGTATTGATTGATGAGTTTAAAGAAGAGGAAAGAATAACAAAAATTAGAGCTACTATTATTGTAGAGCGAGATACCCAAAAAGGTATTATTATTGGGCACAAAGGAGAGTCTATCAAAAAAGTAGGAATTGAGTCGCGCAAAGACATCGAAAACTTTTTAGATGCACGTGTGTTTTTAGAGTTGTTTGTAAAAGTTGACAAAGACTGGCGAAACAACGAAAACAGGCTGAAGCAGTTTGGGTATAAAGCTTCTTAA